The following coding sequences lie in one Apium graveolens cultivar Ventura chromosome 1, ASM990537v1, whole genome shotgun sequence genomic window:
- the LOC141661863 gene encoding uncharacterized protein LOC141661863, with the protein MIAYASRQLKPHEMNYLTHDLELAAAIFALKIWRHYLSGDKYENFTDHKSLKCFKKKDFGNLATLVMQQQPLQCEIEKFGLEFHHHDSFSMVASLHVEPNIITRIKATEDGDGELWNEIVRLHGIPVSIVSDRDPEFTSRFWKGFQKAWDTKLNYSTAFHPQSDGQSERTIQTFGDMLRAYALEWYRNWDDYLPLVEFAYNNSW; encoded by the exons ATGAttgcctacgcttcaagacaattAAAGCCGCACGAGATGAATTATTTGACACATGACTTAGAGCTTGCAGCCGCCATTTTTGCATTAAAGATATGGCGACACTATTTGTCTGGTGATAAGTATGAGAACTttacggaccacaagagtttgaa GTGCTTTAAGAAGAAGGATTTTGGAAATTTGGCCACTTTGGTAATGCAACAACAACCTCTTCAATGTGAGATTGAGAAATTTGGTTTGGAGTTTCATCATCATGATAGCTTTAGTATGGTAGCAAGTTTGCATGTCGAGCCTAATATTATCACTAGGATTAAGGCAACTGAAGATGGAGATGGAGAATTGTG GAATGAGATTGTTAGACTACACGGGATTCCAGTTTCGATTGTGTCCGACAGAGATCCCGAATTCACTTCAAGGTTTTGGAAAGGATTTCAAAAGGCATGGGATACCAAATTGAACTATAGCACGGCTTTTCATCCACAGTCAGATGGGCAGTCAGAGAGGACAATTCAGACCTTTGGGGACATGTTGCGAGCATATGCATTAGAGTGGTATAGAAATTGGGATGACTATTTGCCCTTGGTTgaatttgcttataataacagttggTAG